A genomic segment from Terriglobia bacterium encodes:
- a CDS encoding DapH/DapD/GlmU-related protein, which translates to VRGPHGYEKFPQIGRVEIGDDVEIGANSCIDRAALGATSIGDGVKIDNLVHIGHNCTIGKRVVIAAQTGLSGGVVIEDDAVIGGQVGIGDKARIETGAVLGSGCGILTSKIVRKGQVVWGTPARPLKEHLEQLANLSRLPKLREQVAELQKRLGKAENG; encoded by the coding sequence CGTTCGCGGGCCGCACGGTTATGAGAAGTTCCCTCAGATCGGGCGCGTGGAGATCGGCGACGATGTGGAGATCGGCGCGAATTCCTGCATCGACCGCGCAGCGCTTGGCGCTACGAGCATCGGCGACGGCGTCAAGATCGACAATCTGGTTCACATCGGGCACAACTGCACGATCGGAAAACGCGTGGTCATCGCCGCGCAGACCGGCCTCTCCGGCGGTGTCGTCATTGAGGATGATGCGGTGATCGGTGGTCAAGTGGGAATCGGAGACAAGGCGCGAATCGAAACCGGCGCGGTGCTCGGTTCCGGATGCGGAATCCTTACCTCGAAAATCGTGCGCAAGGGCCAGGTGGTTTGGGGAACACCCGCGCGGCCTCTCAAAGAGCACTTAGAGCAATTGGCGAACCTCTCACGCTTGCCCAAGCTGCGGGAAC